A section of the Hevea brasiliensis isolate MT/VB/25A 57/8 chromosome 17, ASM3005281v1, whole genome shotgun sequence genome encodes:
- the LOC110669595 gene encoding probable transcription factor At5g61620 isoform X1, which yields MVKEATRKCSHCGQNGHNSRTCNGKVGVKLFGVRILEKQERPMKKSASLGNLDSLVNNSTVHHHVDDGSFSDGYVSSKRGKAIQERKRGKPWTEEEHQTFLAGLEKLGKGDWRGISKNFVTTRTPTQVASHAQKFFLRKASTDKKKRGSSLFDMKLKESVLASQEPPNLPSNTSSEVDPQALKQTGSSSASPMKKDIEIPSRQGYPSNGQSFVGVKTMPTSPLVQIMKYNYARLGYPYTLKSPGSFASCALLTNNPSGIPTPRSLPVSFSQEGPSTENVDPPELDLKIGPPPQSPKAASLSPRASGPISVI from the exons ATGGTGAAGGAAGCTACGAGGAAGTGTTCTCATTGTGGACAAAATGGCCACAACTCCAGGACTTGCAATGGGAAGGTAGGTGTAAAGTTGTTTGGGGTTCGTATTTTGGAGAAACAGGAACGACCCATGAAGAAAAGCGCCAGTTTAGGCAATCTTGACTCTTTAGTCAACAATAGTACAGTGCATCATCATGTGGATGATGGTTCTTTCTCTGATGGATATGTCAGTTCCAAGAGAGGCAAAGCAATCCAGGAAAGGAAAAGGG GGAAGCCCTGGACTGAGGAGGAACATCAGACCTTCTTAGCTGGCTTGGAGAAGCTCGGGAAAGGTGATTGGAGAGGCATTTCAAAGAATTTTGTGACCACTAGGACCCCAACCCAGGTCGCTAGTCATGCTCAAAAGTTTTTTCTGAGAAAGGCTTCAACTGATAAGAAGAAGCGTGGATCAAGTCTCTTTGATATGAAACTCAAAGAATCT GTTCTAGCATCCCAGGAGCCCCCAAATTTGCCTTCTAACACTTCATCAGAGGTAGATCCACAGGCATTAAAACAGACTGGTTCCTCTTCAGCCTCACCAATGAAGAAGGATATTGAAATCCCATCACGT CAAGGATACCCTAGCAACGGGCAGAGCTTCGTGGGTGTTAAAACCATGCCAACTTCACCTCTCGTCCAGATTATGAAATACAATTATGCAAGGCTAGGCTACCCTTATACGCTGAAGAGCCCTGGAAGCTTTGCTAGTTGTGCACTCCTTACCAACAACCCTTCTGGTATTCCTACGCCAAGATCATTACCGGTCAGCTTTTCGCAAGAAGGTCCATCAACTGAAAATGTAGACCCTCCGGAGCTGGACCTTAAAATTGGACCACCACCTCAATCTCCAAAAGCAGCAAGTTTGTCACCCCGGGCATCCGGTCCCATTAGTGTGATAtga
- the LOC110669595 gene encoding probable transcription factor At5g61620 isoform X2 — translation MVKEATRKCSHCGQNGHNSRTCNGKVGVKLFGVRILEKQERPMKKSASLGNLDSLVNNSTVHHHVDDGSFSDGYVSSKRGKAIQERKRGKPWTEEEHQTFLAGLEKLGKGDWRGISKNFVTTRTPTQVASHAQKFFLRKASTDKKKRGSSLFDMKLKESQGYPSNGQSFVGVKTMPTSPLVQIMKYNYARLGYPYTLKSPGSFASCALLTNNPSGIPTPRSLPVSFSQEGPSTENVDPPELDLKIGPPPQSPKAASLSPRASGPISVI, via the exons ATGGTGAAGGAAGCTACGAGGAAGTGTTCTCATTGTGGACAAAATGGCCACAACTCCAGGACTTGCAATGGGAAGGTAGGTGTAAAGTTGTTTGGGGTTCGTATTTTGGAGAAACAGGAACGACCCATGAAGAAAAGCGCCAGTTTAGGCAATCTTGACTCTTTAGTCAACAATAGTACAGTGCATCATCATGTGGATGATGGTTCTTTCTCTGATGGATATGTCAGTTCCAAGAGAGGCAAAGCAATCCAGGAAAGGAAAAGGG GGAAGCCCTGGACTGAGGAGGAACATCAGACCTTCTTAGCTGGCTTGGAGAAGCTCGGGAAAGGTGATTGGAGAGGCATTTCAAAGAATTTTGTGACCACTAGGACCCCAACCCAGGTCGCTAGTCATGCTCAAAAGTTTTTTCTGAGAAAGGCTTCAACTGATAAGAAGAAGCGTGGATCAAGTCTCTTTGATATGAAACTCAAAGAATCT CAAGGATACCCTAGCAACGGGCAGAGCTTCGTGGGTGTTAAAACCATGCCAACTTCACCTCTCGTCCAGATTATGAAATACAATTATGCAAGGCTAGGCTACCCTTATACGCTGAAGAGCCCTGGAAGCTTTGCTAGTTGTGCACTCCTTACCAACAACCCTTCTGGTATTCCTACGCCAAGATCATTACCGGTCAGCTTTTCGCAAGAAGGTCCATCAACTGAAAATGTAGACCCTCCGGAGCTGGACCTTAAAATTGGACCACCACCTCAATCTCCAAAAGCAGCAAGTTTGTCACCCCGGGCATCCGGTCCCATTAGTGTGATAtga
- the LOC110669652 gene encoding GTP-binding protein YPTM2 has protein sequence MNPEYDYLFKLLLIGDSGVGKSCLLLRFADDSYLDSYISTIGVDFKIRTVEQDGKTIKLQIWDTAGQERFRTITSSYYRGAHGIIIVYDVTDQESFNNVKQWLNEIDRYASENVNKLLVGNKCDLTANKVVSYETAKAFADEIGIPFMETSAKNSTNVEQAFMAMAADIKNRMASQPAANNARSPTVQIRGQPVNQKSGCCSS, from the exons ATGAATCCTGAATA TGACTATCTGTTTAAGCTTTTGCTAATTGGGGATTCTGGAGTTGGCAAATCATGTCTTCTTCTGAGGTTTGCG GATGATTCATATCTGGACAGTTACATCAGTACAATTGGAGTTGACTTT AAAATTCGCACCGTGGAGCAAGATGGGAAAACCATTAAACTTCAAATT TGGGATACTGCTGGACAAGAACGGTTCAGGACAATCACGAGCAGCTATTACCGTGGGGCACATGGCATTATA ATAGTTTATGATGTGACAGACCAAGAGAGTTTCAACAATGTTAAGCAatggttgaatgaaattgatcGTTATGCTAGTGAAAATGTAAACAAGCTTCTGGTTGGCAACAAGTGTGATCTCACTGCTAATAAAGTTGTTTCTTATGAAACAGCCAAG GCATTTGCGGATGAAATTGGCATTCCGTTCATGGAGACAAGTGCAAAAAATTCTACCAATGTGGAGCAGGCTTTTATGGCAATGGCTGCAGACATCAAGAACAG GATGGCAAGTCAACCAGCAGCAAACAATGCAAGGTCACCTACTGTGCAGATACGTGGACAACCTGTTAACCAGAAGTCTGGATGCTGCTCTTCTTAA
- the LOC110669618 gene encoding uncharacterized protein LOC110669618, with protein MHRSASWNRMANDYFLHSSQNGAAGMRISSSAEEKELPAYDPIMEMAKKEKRIKFAENAVHVIPFVLMLCAFLLWFFSNPDVEVGNKTDSITARIEGLTIEGDIDTDSDGTQTGFLPIDLVDQDATRRTTDHKIARKFANIS; from the exons atgcATCGATCAGCGAGCTGGAACAGGATGGCCAATGACTACTTCCTCCACTCATCGCAAAATGGGGCAGCAGGGATGAGAATATCATCTTCAGCGGAAGAGAAGGAACTGCCAGCTTATGATCCAATCATGGAAATGGCAAAGAAAGAAAAACGCATTAAGTTTGCTGAGAATGCTGTGCATGTTATTCCTTTTGTGCTGATGCTTTGTGCATTTCTTTTATGGTTCTTTTCCAATCCAG ATGTGGAGGTGGGAAATAAGACGGATTCCATAACAGCAAGAATTGAAGGATTGACGATCGAAGGTGACATTGATACTGACAGTGATGGTACCCAAACAGGGTTTTTACCAATTGATTTGGTGGATCAGGACGCTACTAGACGAACAACAGATCATAAAATTGCCAGAAAATTTGCAAATATATCTTAA
- the LOC110669615 gene encoding LOW QUALITY PROTEIN: flavanone 3-dioxygenase 3 (The sequence of the model RefSeq protein was modified relative to this genomic sequence to represent the inferred CDS: inserted 1 base in 1 codon; substituted 2 bases at 2 genomic stop codons), with translation MKYDHKSSSSFTKGNIATAQEKGLXFVQDCYVFPPSKPPSLAPETADIPXIDLVMLKQNDIQRAHVIKKIGNACRHFFQMVNHGICQTILDGALSAASHFSELPMEEKMEFMSNDVQKPASYGTSIKDGVDKFHFWRVFFKHYAYPGCDWVDLWPNNPPDYREKMGKYCXEARKLALELVGAMTESLGLGPTYLINKMEEGAQVMAVNSYPRCPSPDMALGLPPHSDYSCLTILLQSSPGLEITDPGDGKWKIVPEFQGTLQVHVGDHLEVLSNGLYRSILHRGTVNSERTRISIASLHSLGMDEKMGTAKELVDDQHAEEYKESSFRDFLNFLSNNDIGEGKSFKSTLIRDKDMRT, from the exons ATGAAGTATGATCACAAGAGCTCAAGCTCATTTACAAAAGGCAATATTGCGACTGCCCAAGAGAAAGGCCTCTGATTCGTGCAGGATTGCTATGTATTTCCGCCTTCAAAACCTCCTAGTTTGGCTCCTGAGACTGCCGATATAC TCATTGATTTGGTTATGTTGAAACAGAATGACATCCAAAGGGCTCATGTGATCAAAAAAATTGGAAATGCTTGTCGCCATTTCTTTCAG ATGGTAAATCATGGAATTTGCCAAACGATACTAGATGGAGCTCTATCTGCAGCATCCCATTTTTCCGAATTACCGATGGAAGAGAAAATGGAATTCATGTCAAACGACGTGCAAAAGCCTGCAAGTTACGGGACAAGCATCAAGGATGGGGTTGACAAATTCCATTTTTGGAGGGTCTTCTTCAAGCACTATGCATATCCTGGTTGTGACTGGGTTGATTTATGGCCCAACAATCCACCTGATTATag GGAAAAGATGGGGAAGTATTGCTAGGAAGCGAGGAAACTGGCCCTGGAATTAGTGGGAGCCATGACAGAGAGCCTCGGGCTAGGTCCAACCTATTTGATCAACAAAATGGAGGAGGGAGCTCAAGTCATGGCAGTAAATTCCTATCCACGATGCCCAAGCCCAGATATGGCGCTAGGGTTACCGCCCCATTCCGACTACAGTTGCCTAACCATTCTGCTCCAGAGTTCACCTGGCCTGGAGATCACGGACCCAGGAGATGGCAAGTGGAAGATTGTTCCAGAATTCCAAGGTACTCTTCAGGTCCACGTTGGGGACCATCTTGAGGTGCTGAGCAATGGCCTGTACAGAAGTATTTTGCATAGGGGTACAGTCAACTCTGAGAGGACTCGAATATCAATTGCTAGCCTACATAGTCTTGGTATGGATGAGAAAATGGGAACTGCAAAGGAGCTTGTGGATGATCAACATGCTGAGGAATACAAAGAAAGCAGCTTCAGAgatttcttgaattttctttccAATAACGATATTGGAGAAGGAAAGAGTTTTAAGAGTACATTAATCAGAGATAAGGACATGAGGACGTGA
- the LOC110669617 gene encoding mavicyanin, with product MAKRALLCFLVILCFSLTSAATTYTVGDSSGWDISTDLDTWAQGKNFVVGDVLLFQYTSSDSVNEVTKEAFNSCSTTNVIKTYTNGNTTVTLSRPGPWFFISGNKLYCLGGMKLEANVQGNQANSPVAAPQAQPGAALPQPSSKNNNPIPTSAGFVYSGRDSLLKAFFGFVAAILWFVG from the exons ATGGCTAAGCGGGCTTTGCTTTGTTTTCTTGTCATTCTGTGCTTTTCACTAACATCTGCTGCTACAACTTACACTGTGGGGGATAGCTCCGGTTGGGACATAAGCACTGATCTTGATACTTGGGCTCAGGGCAAGAATTTTGTCGTTGGCGATGTTCTCT TGTTCCAATACACATCATCCGATAGTGTGAATGAGGTGACAAAAGAGGCTTTCAACAGCTGCAGCACCACCAATGTTATAAAAACATATACCAATGGGAATACGACAGTTACATTGTCAAGACCTGGTCCATGGTTTTTTATTTCGGGGAACAAGTTGTATTGCCTAGGAGGAATGAAACTCGAGGCAAATGTACAAGGAAATCAAGCAAATTCTCCTGTTGCTGCGCCTCAAGCTCAGCCAGGGGCTGCTCTTCCTCAGCCTTCCTCTAAGAACAACAATCCTATTCCAACGTCTGCAGGGTTTGTCTACAGTGGAAGAGATTCTCTTTTAAAAGCCTTCTTTGGTTTTGTGGCTGCTATTTTATGGTTCGTGGGATAA
- the LOC110669616 gene encoding peptide methionine sulfoxide reductase A1 has translation MIHSLATSSFTSSSRLILISSSLSKPFPSLPKKLQSSSSKPLASPQNSRPISYYRPPMNILNKLGFGTRSPDPSTMDPTIPQGPDDDLPAPGQQFAQFGAGCFWGVELAFQRVPGVTKTEVGYSQGLLHNPTYEDVCTGTTNHNEVVRVQYDPKECSYETLLDVFWARHDPTTLNRQGNDVGTQYRSGIYFYTPEQEKAALETLEQQQKLLNRKIVTEISPAKKFYRAEEYHQQYLAKGGRFGFRQSAEKGCNDPIRCYG, from the exons ATGATCCACAGTCTAGCGACCTCCTCTTTCACCTCCAGCTCACGGCTCATCCTCATCTCCTCCTCTCTTTCCAAACCCTTTCCATCTCTCCCCAAAAAGCTCCAATCTTCTTCTTCTAAACCTCTTGCTTCCCCTCAAAACTCTCGACCCATCTCCTATTACCGCCCCCCAATGAATATTCTCAACAAACTCGGTTTCGGCACAAGGTCCCCTGACCCATCCACCATGGACCCAACAATCCCTCAGGGCCCCGACGACGACTTGCCAGCCCCTGGCCAACAGTTCGCTCAGTTTGGAGCTGGTTGCTTCTGGGGGGTTGAATTGGCCTTCCAGAGAGTTCCTGGCGTTACCAAGACCGAGGTGGGTTATAGTCAGGGCCTCTTGCATAATCCCACTTATGAGGATGTTTGTACTGGGACTACCAACCATAATGAGGTTGTCAGAGTGCAGTATGATCCTAAGGAGTGTAGCTATGAGACTCTTCTTGATGTTTTCTGGGCTAGGCATGACCCTACTACCTTGAATCGCCAG GGAAATGATGTGGGAACACAATACAGATCTGGAATATACTTTTACACGCCTGAACAGGAAAAGGCAGCACTGGAGACTCTGGAACAACAGCAGAAGCTCTTGAACCGTAAGATAGTTACCGAAATTTCACCTGCCAAGAAATTCTACCGAGCTGAAGAATATCACCAGCAATACCTTGCAAAAGGAGGCCGTTTTGGATTTAGGCAATCTGCTGAGAAAGGCTGCAATGATCCCATCAGATGCTACGGATGA
- the LOC110669672 gene encoding cyclin-U4-1 produces MADLEATVVIPKVITFLSSLLQQVAESNDVTHQLYPQRISVFHGLTRPNISIQNYLERIFKYANCSPSCFVVAYVYLDRFAQRQLSFPINSFNVHRLLITSVLLSVKFLDDIYYNNAYFAKVGGISTAEMNLLEVDFLFGLGFQLNVTPTTFHTYCSYLQREMLMQCPDQLVDNSLNISRPLKIHCCLNEDESTHQKQLAV; encoded by the exons ATGGCGGATTTAGAGGCCACAGTAGTGATTCCAAAGGTGATCACATTCCTCTCTTCTCTCCTCCAACAAGTAGCGGAATCGAACGATGTTACCCATCAGCTATACCCACAGAGGATCTCGGTGTTCCATGGCCTCACCAGGCCTAACATATCTATTCAAAACTATTTGGAAAGAATCTTCAAGTACGCCAATTGTAGTCCCTCCTGTTTCGTCGTTGCCTACGTTTATCTTGATCGCTTTGCCCAGAGACAGCTTTCTTTTCCCATCAATTCATTCAATGTTCATAGGCTGCTTATCACCAGCGTCTTGCTTTCTGTCAAGTTCTTGGATGACAT ATATTATAATAATGCTTACTTTGCTAAAGTTGGAGGAATCAGCACAGCAGAGATGAATCTTCTTGAAGTGGATTTCTTGTTTGGTTTAGGGTTCCAATTAAATGTGACACCCACCACTTTCCACACTTACTGCTCCTACCTCCAGAGAGAGATGTTGATGCAATGTCCTGATCAATTGGTAGACAATTCTCTAAATATATCAAGGCCCCTCAAAATCCACTGTTGTTTAAATGAAGATGAATCCACCCATCAAAAGCAACTTGCTGTTTAG